A single Bacillus sp. OxB-1 DNA region contains:
- the pstB gene encoding phosphate ABC transporter ATP-binding protein PstB has translation MTLLRDRQEEKQLRVVKNTNWQKPVYETNGLNVWYGTSHALKNIDLTINEKEVTAIIGPSGCGKSTYLKTLNRMVENASDVTISGNITLMGNNILGKAMPVEELRSKVGMVFQKPNPFPKSIYENVAFGPKIHGIRNKSVLDSIVEDSLRKAALWDEVKDRLHKSAYSLSGGQQQRLCIARCLAIDPEVILMDEPTSALDPVSTHKVEELINSIKNDVTVAIVTHNMQQAARISDRTAFFLNGEIVECDRTTTLFSTPTDERTDDYINGRFG, from the coding sequence ATGACTTTATTGAGAGACCGACAAGAAGAGAAACAGCTTCGCGTGGTGAAAAACACCAACTGGCAAAAGCCTGTCTATGAAACAAACGGCCTGAACGTCTGGTATGGCACGTCCCATGCGTTGAAAAATATCGATTTAACCATCAATGAAAAAGAAGTGACCGCCATTATTGGGCCTTCTGGCTGCGGAAAATCCACTTACTTGAAAACGTTGAACCGGATGGTCGAGAACGCGTCGGATGTGACGATATCTGGAAATATCACTTTGATGGGCAATAATATTCTCGGCAAGGCGATGCCCGTCGAAGAGTTGCGTTCGAAAGTCGGAATGGTCTTCCAAAAACCGAATCCCTTTCCGAAGTCGATCTATGAAAATGTGGCGTTCGGTCCGAAAATCCATGGCATCCGTAACAAATCCGTGCTGGATTCCATTGTCGAAGACAGTTTACGGAAAGCGGCTCTATGGGACGAAGTGAAGGACCGTCTCCATAAGAGTGCATACAGTCTTTCCGGCGGCCAACAGCAACGGCTGTGCATTGCCCGCTGTCTCGCAATTGACCCTGAAGTGATCTTGATGGATGAACCGACATCGGCCCTAGACCCTGTCTCCACCCATAAAGTTGAAGAATTGATCAATTCAATTAAAAACGATGTCACAGTTGCCATCGTGACTCATAATATGCAGCAAGCGGCCCGCATCTCCGACCGAACCGCATTCTTCCTGAATGGGGAAATCGTCGAATGCGACCGTACCACTACCCTCTTCAGCACACCTACCGATGAACGGACCGATGATTATATTAATGGCCGATTCGGTTGA